From Paraflavitalea devenefica, the proteins below share one genomic window:
- a CDS encoding M14 family metallopeptidase — protein MSWTKRCFTFALIFMLTTALSRAQSIPSPKEHFGFNIGDDYQLTTYTQAEAYFKKLDAASDRVKMVDMGLTEEGRTQWMLIVTSPENHKNLDRYKTISQKLAHAEDLTDEQARALTAEGKAIIWIDGGLHATETVGAHQLIETAYQLTSRKDPETIRILDNAIILLVHANPDGQELVSNWYMRESDTKKRTLQGVPRLYEKYAGHDNNRDFFMMNLKETQNMNRQLYIEWLPQIMYNHHQAGPAGSVVAGAPYRDPFNYVFDPLLMTSLDAVGAAMINRLNAEGKPGYTQRTGSTFSTWYNGGLRTTTYFHNIIGLLTEIIGSPTPSEVPLVPQRLIPDGATPFPVTPQKWHFRQSIDYSISLNYAVLNYAVRYRDELLYNFYKMGKNSIERGSKDFWGLSPKRINAINTAYQNDQKRNASSSRGPSATPEAAGGGGPRGAGMPVRYFDSVMKDPATRDPRGFILPADQADFPTATKFINALIKTGVLVHKATADFTVKGKKYPAGSYIVKTNQAFRPHVLDMFEPQDHPNDFRYPGGPPVAPYDAAGWTLAYQMGVQFDRFTEDFDGPFQRIPYGEAQLPKGWTTKASAGYVLNSAANNSFLVVNDLLKAGVPVFRMKEGVTGFAAGSFFVPASAKAKAIIDKSVTDYGGSTGTVTKRPAGLSVVKRLRIALWDTYGGSMPSGWLRFLFEQFHFEAEVIYPPTIDSGNLRSKYDVIVFVGGAIPGLTAEGGGRGGFGGGGFGNQPADSTIPAEYKGRRGRITPEKSVPELKKFLEAGGHIVTIGSSTSLAYHLQLPVRNALVEMNNGEEQRLPNEKYYIPGSILQVSLDSTRQATYGLPAACDVYFDASPVFNLAPEAVAKGTVKPLLWFSNGKPLRSGWAWGQAYLQGGVTAFEATVGSGKLYAFGPEITFRAQTHGTFKMLFNQLLGTAN, from the coding sequence ATGAGTTGGACAAAACGCTGCTTTACGTTTGCACTGATCTTTATGCTCACAACCGCCCTGTCCCGGGCCCAATCCATCCCCTCTCCTAAAGAACATTTCGGATTTAATATTGGAGATGATTACCAGCTTACTACCTACACACAGGCAGAAGCTTATTTCAAAAAGCTGGATGCGGCCTCCGACCGGGTGAAAATGGTGGACATGGGCCTTACCGAAGAAGGACGCACCCAATGGATGCTGATTGTCACTTCGCCGGAAAACCATAAGAACCTGGACCGGTATAAAACCATTTCGCAAAAGCTGGCCCATGCAGAAGACCTGACCGATGAACAGGCCCGTGCACTGACAGCAGAAGGTAAAGCGATCATTTGGATTGATGGCGGCTTGCATGCCACCGAAACAGTAGGCGCGCACCAGTTGATTGAAACCGCGTACCAGCTTACCAGTCGAAAAGACCCGGAAACAATACGCATCCTCGACAATGCCATCATCCTGCTGGTACATGCCAATCCCGACGGCCAGGAGCTGGTGAGCAATTGGTATATGCGGGAATCAGATACTAAGAAACGTACGTTACAGGGAGTGCCACGCCTGTATGAGAAATATGCCGGCCATGATAACAACCGCGATTTCTTCATGATGAACCTGAAGGAAACACAGAACATGAACCGCCAGTTGTACATTGAATGGTTGCCCCAGATCATGTATAACCACCACCAGGCTGGCCCGGCCGGCTCCGTAGTAGCAGGCGCTCCTTACCGCGATCCGTTCAATTATGTGTTTGATCCTTTATTGATGACCAGCCTTGATGCAGTTGGTGCGGCCATGATCAACCGGCTGAATGCAGAAGGGAAACCCGGCTACACACAACGTACCGGCTCTACCTTCTCCACCTGGTATAATGGCGGCCTGCGCACCACCACTTATTTTCATAATATTATTGGTCTGCTTACCGAGATCATTGGCAGCCCTACGCCTTCAGAAGTTCCCCTGGTGCCTCAGCGCCTGATCCCTGATGGCGCTACGCCTTTCCCTGTAACCCCACAGAAATGGCATTTCCGCCAGTCTATTGACTATTCTATTTCCCTCAATTACGCGGTATTGAATTATGCCGTACGGTACCGTGATGAGTTGCTGTATAATTTTTACAAGATGGGCAAGAACTCCATTGAGCGTGGCAGCAAGGATTTTTGGGGCCTTTCACCTAAGCGCATTAATGCCATTAATACAGCCTATCAAAATGACCAAAAGAGAAATGCCAGCAGCAGCCGTGGCCCAAGCGCCACTCCGGAAGCCGCCGGCGGTGGCGGACCCAGGGGAGCAGGTATGCCGGTACGTTATTTTGATTCTGTGATGAAAGATCCGGCCACCCGTGATCCACGTGGTTTTATCCTGCCTGCCGACCAGGCCGATTTTCCTACTGCTACCAAATTCATTAATGCCCTGATCAAAACAGGCGTACTGGTGCATAAGGCTACTGCCGATTTCACGGTGAAAGGAAAGAAATACCCGGCGGGCTCGTATATCGTAAAAACCAACCAAGCCTTCCGTCCGCACGTGCTGGACATGTTTGAACCACAGGACCACCCCAATGATTTCCGTTATCCGGGCGGTCCTCCCGTAGCACCTTATGATGCAGCCGGCTGGACACTCGCTTACCAGATGGGCGTACAGTTTGACCGCTTTACGGAAGACTTCGATGGCCCTTTTCAGCGTATACCCTATGGCGAAGCCCAGTTGCCCAAAGGATGGACTACCAAGGCCTCCGCCGGTTATGTATTGAACAGCGCCGCCAATAATTCCTTCCTCGTTGTGAACGATTTATTGAAAGCAGGTGTACCGGTATTCCGCATGAAAGAAGGCGTTACTGGTTTTGCGGCAGGCTCTTTCTTCGTACCGGCATCGGCCAAAGCCAAAGCAATTATAGATAAGAGTGTTACAGATTATGGGGGTTCTACAGGCACTGTCACCAAACGCCCCGCCGGCCTTAGTGTGGTAAAGCGTTTGCGCATTGCCTTATGGGATACGTACGGCGGCTCCATGCCATCCGGCTGGCTGCGCTTCCTGTTTGAACAATTCCATTTTGAGGCTGAGGTGATCTATCCTCCTACCATTGATTCCGGTAACCTGCGTTCAAAGTATGATGTGATCGTGTTTGTAGGCGGCGCTATTCCGGGCCTTACTGCTGAAGGGGGTGGCCGCGGAGGATTTGGCGGCGGTGGTTTTGGCAATCAACCTGCCGACAGCACTATTCCCGCCGAATACAAGGGACGCCGGGGCAGGATCACGCCGGAAAAGTCGGTCCCGGAGCTGAAGAAATTCCTCGAAGCCGGCGGCCATATTGTAACCATTGGTTCCAGCACCAGCCTGGCCTATCATCTCCAGTTGCCGGTACGCAATGCCCTGGTGGAGATGAACAACGGCGAAGAACAAAGGCTGCCCAATGAGAAGTATTATATTCCCGGCAGCATTTTGCAGGTAAGCCTCGACTCTACCCGGCAAGCCACTTATGGATTGCCGGCAGCCTGTGATGTATATTTCGATGCTAGCCCGGTATTCAACCTGGCGCCCGAAGCAGTAGCAAAAGGTACGGTAAAGCCCCTCCTATGGTTCTCCAATGGCAAGCCCCTGCGCAGCGGCTGGGCCTGGGGACAAGCTTATTTACAAGGCGGCGTAACAGCTTTTGAAGCTACTGTAGGCTCCGGCAAATTGTATGCTTTCGGTCCGGAGATCACTTTCCGCGCACAAACACATGGCACCTTCAAGATGCTGTTTAACCAGTTGCTGGGCACTGCCAATTAA
- a CDS encoding flavin-containing monooxygenase — translation MKHVGIIGAGISGLATAKAFIERGYRVTVLEKGADLGGVWEKSRSYVGVATQTTRDEYAFSDFPMPKDYPLWPSGVQVQTYLNRYAIAFNVRPYIWFNVQVNNLQYKQPAWEAEITDLTNNTRQTLVFDFVAVCTGTFHKPYMPDFPGSDSFIRAGGQILHSSQVKDMSLLAGKQVAVVGFAKSATDIATLAADLSKSATLLYRKAQWKVPRYFGNKVNMRYLLFSRLSEAFFNAPHKSGFQKILHSAGKPLVWAQWRGLEALLKMQFKLKDCGMVPEHRIEDQISCSLGVAPEGFYEKVRSGRIQAKKTEILRMEGRQVILNNGETITPDVLIFGTGFTQELPFLEEGYRKLIVSSHGPYRLFRNIIHPLVPQLGFVGFNSSLFTTLTSEVAANWLVRYMENRLPLPSVKASNEEMEYMHQWRRHGRPIAAEFSGTCIAPFNYMHLDRLMKDMGLPTKCTRWPHEYLKPINPADYHQLLRRSKKEATVKPVPTPGYQFF, via the coding sequence ATGAAACATGTAGGTATTATAGGCGCGGGCATCAGCGGACTGGCTACCGCAAAGGCTTTTATAGAAAGGGGGTACCGGGTAACGGTGCTGGAGAAGGGAGCCGACCTGGGCGGTGTATGGGAAAAAAGCCGTTCTTATGTAGGCGTGGCCACCCAAACCACGCGGGATGAGTATGCGTTTTCCGATTTCCCCATGCCCAAGGATTATCCCTTATGGCCTTCCGGTGTACAGGTGCAGACTTACCTGAACCGGTATGCCATTGCCTTTAATGTACGACCCTATATATGGTTCAATGTACAGGTGAATAACCTGCAGTATAAACAACCGGCCTGGGAAGCGGAGATTACCGATCTCACCAATAATACCCGGCAGACCCTGGTTTTTGATTTCGTAGCGGTCTGTACAGGCACTTTTCATAAACCCTATATGCCCGACTTCCCCGGCAGTGACAGTTTTATACGGGCCGGCGGACAGATACTACATTCCAGCCAGGTAAAAGATATGTCGTTGCTGGCAGGCAAGCAGGTGGCGGTAGTAGGTTTTGCCAAATCGGCCACAGATATCGCCACCCTCGCTGCCGACCTTAGCAAGAGCGCTACCCTGCTCTATCGCAAAGCACAATGGAAAGTGCCGCGTTATTTTGGCAATAAGGTGAATATGCGGTACCTGTTGTTCTCCCGCCTGTCGGAAGCCTTCTTTAATGCGCCGCATAAATCCGGCTTCCAGAAAATACTGCATTCTGCCGGTAAACCGCTGGTATGGGCGCAATGGCGCGGACTGGAAGCACTGTTGAAGATGCAGTTCAAGCTCAAAGACTGTGGCATGGTGCCGGAACACCGCATAGAAGACCAGATCAGTTGCAGCCTGGGCGTAGCGCCTGAAGGCTTTTACGAGAAAGTAAGAAGCGGGCGGATACAGGCGAAAAAAACGGAGATCCTGCGGATGGAAGGCAGGCAGGTCATTTTAAACAATGGCGAAACAATTACACCCGACGTATTGATTTTCGGAACAGGCTTTACACAGGAACTTCCTTTCCTGGAAGAAGGTTACCGCAAGCTGATCGTATCCTCACACGGACCTTACCGCCTGTTCCGGAATATCATCCATCCACTGGTGCCCCAACTGGGCTTTGTAGGTTTTAATTCCAGCCTGTTCACCACGCTTACCTCCGAAGTGGCCGCCAACTGGCTGGTGCGGTATATGGAAAACAGGTTACCGTTACCATCTGTAAAAGCTAGTAACGAAGAGATGGAATACATGCATCAATGGCGCCGGCATGGAAGGCCGATTGCCGCAGAGTTTAGCGGCACCTGTATTGCTCCGTTCAATTACATGCACCTGGATAGGCTGATGAAGGATATGGGACTGCCCACGAAGTGCACCCGCTGGCCGCATGAATACCTGAAGCCTATCAACCCGGCCGATTACCATCAATTGTTGCGCCGCAGTAAAAAGGAAGCGACTGTAAAACCGGTGCCCACGCCGGGATACCAGTTCTTTTAA
- a CDS encoding histidine kinase, with translation MKGRFYGSFPIFAQNQPNTMRSPGIVRRLSVVVLLLTMATAAVAQSIRGMGDSWQEVFKNKKGTVTALWDDIEPFIYVNKEGVLEGVEYEIMESMKSYLKLKYGIDLTIEWEPAGSFDSIYYKVRNSVQPGIFGWSYFSITPTRQKEVQFSPPYMPDLNVLVTNNLEPMYASSQEFTAKIKEMKAYTMANTTMTEDVQSLKSNFFPGLPVIYKEQDYDVMKHIAADNKGFGYVPLSVYIVALQKGIKVKRQQVLPSRRQGFAAIMPLHTDWKNVVDEYFASDLFRAKAGVIVTKYLGSEVKDLVFENVQESAPALDLVSLEKEIVTKRLMDTAVEVQKHRSFRNIMLVLFVSVVLLSLLLYNRFQTKQKLNRQLSSKNNQIEQMNQLLKLKILQARMNPHFLFNSLNSIQYFITGDDKKATLQYIGRFSAFLRKVINFGDELFINVKDEAALLTEYLWLEHCRFHDKFEYEIKVAPGVQEATTLPLLTLGLVEEALYRGVLNMEAGQRGKLCIEFLAEQDVLVVKVTDNGITRSEADKLERRKGMLNGDDTMLLHRIDLFNAQSKRKITRHKAVVQENGTTLNMATLEIPQPLFEQVQF, from the coding sequence ATGAAGGGCCGGTTTTATGGTTCTTTCCCCATCTTTGCTCAAAATCAACCCAATACGATGAGGAGCCCGGGAATTGTAAGAAGGTTAAGTGTAGTAGTGCTGTTATTGACAATGGCCACGGCTGCCGTGGCCCAGTCAATCAGGGGCATGGGCGATTCCTGGCAGGAGGTCTTTAAGAATAAAAAAGGCACTGTTACCGCCTTATGGGATGATATTGAGCCGTTTATTTATGTAAACAAGGAAGGGGTGCTGGAAGGGGTGGAATATGAGATCATGGAGTCCATGAAATCGTACCTGAAACTTAAATATGGTATTGATCTTACCATTGAATGGGAACCCGCCGGCTCTTTCGACAGTATTTATTATAAGGTGAGGAACAGTGTGCAGCCCGGCATATTCGGTTGGTCTTACTTTTCTATAACGCCGACCCGGCAGAAAGAGGTGCAATTCAGTCCTCCCTATATGCCCGACCTAAATGTGCTGGTGACCAATAACCTGGAACCTATGTATGCCAGCTCACAGGAGTTTACGGCGAAAATAAAGGAGATGAAGGCCTATACAATGGCCAATACCACCATGACGGAAGACGTCCAGTCGTTAAAAAGTAATTTCTTTCCCGGCCTGCCGGTCATTTATAAAGAGCAGGATTATGATGTCATGAAGCATATTGCGGCCGACAATAAAGGCTTTGGTTATGTGCCGCTCTCGGTTTACATCGTGGCTTTACAAAAAGGGATAAAAGTAAAAAGGCAGCAGGTGCTTCCCAGCCGCCGGCAGGGATTTGCGGCGATCATGCCTTTGCATACCGACTGGAAGAATGTGGTAGATGAATATTTTGCGTCGGACCTCTTCCGGGCGAAGGCTGGCGTTATCGTTACCAAGTACCTCGGATCAGAAGTGAAGGACCTGGTTTTTGAGAACGTGCAGGAAAGCGCCCCGGCACTGGACCTGGTTTCGCTGGAGAAAGAGATCGTTACCAAAAGGCTGATGGATACGGCGGTAGAAGTACAGAAGCACCGTTCGTTCAGGAATATCATGCTGGTATTGTTTGTCTCAGTGGTCCTGTTATCCCTGTTGCTGTACAACCGTTTTCAGACCAAGCAAAAATTAAACCGGCAACTGAGCAGCAAGAATAACCAGATAGAGCAAATGAACCAGTTGCTGAAGTTAAAGATATTACAGGCGCGGATGAACCCGCATTTCCTGTTCAACTCACTCAACTCTATCCAGTATTTCATCACCGGCGATGATAAAAAAGCCACTTTGCAATACATTGGCCGCTTCTCCGCCTTCCTGCGTAAAGTGATCAACTTTGGTGATGAACTGTTCATCAACGTTAAAGATGAGGCGGCGCTGTTGACGGAATACCTCTGGTTGGAACATTGCCGCTTCCACGATAAATTTGAGTATGAGATCAAAGTGGCGCCCGGTGTGCAGGAAGCCACTACTTTGCCTTTGCTTACGCTTGGCCTGGTAGAAGAAGCTTTGTACAGGGGCGTGCTGAATATGGAAGCCGGGCAAAGGGGAAAGCTGTGCATTGAGTTCCTGGCAGAACAGGATGTCCTGGTAGTAAAAGTAACGGATAACGGCATCACCCGCAGCGAGGCGGATAAGCTGGAAAGAAGGAAAGGCATGTTGAATGGTGATGATACGATGCTGCTTCACCGGATTGACCTGTTCAATGCACAGAGTAAAAGGAAAATAACGAGGCACAAAGCAGTGGTTCAGGAGAATGGCACAACGCTCAATATGGCCACCCTTGAGATTCCACAGCCTTTGTTTGAACAGGTCCAATTTTAA
- a CDS encoding LytR/AlgR family response regulator transcription factor — MKYKAVIVEDEVMNSDFLRHLLQEFCPNIEVAAAATNLEEAVAAINGQQPQIVFMDIELQTSTGFDVLQQVQYRDFEVIFTTAYDHYAIKAIKFSAIDYLLKPISFEELQEAVNKAIESLQVKEKENKLELLIRNVRRPAGEDFSISLSTSEGVEFVPLSQIIRLEAKGPYTTFFMKSGANLMVCKNLKEYELLLTEYGFFRLHNSYMVNMKEVKKMIKADGGYAVMNDDAMIAISPKKKDEFLSLMAQRLV, encoded by the coding sequence ATGAAATACAAAGCCGTAATCGTTGAAGACGAAGTAATGAACAGTGATTTTCTCCGTCACCTGCTGCAGGAGTTTTGCCCCAACATTGAAGTGGCCGCCGCCGCCACGAACCTCGAAGAGGCAGTAGCGGCTATCAACGGGCAGCAGCCACAGATCGTTTTCATGGACATTGAACTGCAAACATCTACCGGTTTTGATGTACTGCAACAGGTACAGTACCGCGACTTTGAAGTCATCTTTACCACCGCTTATGATCATTATGCCATTAAGGCCATTAAATTCAGCGCCATAGACTACCTGCTGAAGCCTATCAGTTTTGAAGAGTTGCAAGAGGCGGTTAACAAGGCTATCGAAAGCTTACAGGTAAAAGAAAAAGAGAATAAGCTGGAACTGCTCATCAGGAACGTGCGCAGGCCGGCAGGAGAAGATTTTTCCATTAGCCTCTCCACGTCGGAAGGGGTGGAGTTTGTACCGCTCAGCCAGATCATCCGGTTAGAGGCCAAAGGTCCCTATACTACCTTTTTTATGAAGAGTGGCGCCAACCTCATGGTGTGCAAGAACCTCAAGGAATATGAGCTGTTGTTAACGGAGTATGGTTTTTTCCGCTTGCACAACTCCTATATGGTCAATATGAAAGAAGTAAAGAAAATGATCAAGGCCGATGGGGGATATGCTGTGATGAATGATGATGCGATGATTGCGATCTCTCCCAAGAAAAAGGATGAATTCCTGTCTTTGATGGCCCAAAGGCTTGTGTAG
- a CDS encoding response regulator, which translates to MAKSVPELADLQQRVEALERENALLRRDLSLLPAAPSVTVPNDMRPLFDVAQQTVREYFKDLRMDPSHGTIEINEQRYVLVRASAFSKGFLETIQRLYADKGESEAFAIGRNFLFDYAHVIGRDDARVFHHKMNLTDPIAKLSAGPVHFAWSGWAFVDISPESHPSPDENFCLIYDHPYSFEADSWKRGGIPSKEPVCIMNAGYSSGWCGESFGLDLTAVEVSCTAKGDARCTFIMAPPHKIQEHLERFNATHHQQYQSGSKYNIPTFFERKKVEEEMERSRILAEESANAKADFVANMSHELRTPLGAILGFTDLLQKTALDAVQQDYLEAIHTSGKSLLSIINDILDLSKLDAGKFLTETIPFSIPELMHSLQVMFSTKATGKDLRLSCSVDMAINFPVLGDPMRLTQILVNLMGNAVKFTESGGVYVNCIIQRETEEEVELCFSVRDTGIGIPEDKIATIFERFTQVDTHITRKYGGTGLGLAITKQLVELLGGTISIISKEGKGTECTFIIPYRKAQEQQQSSTKKENQHRQFFSLKKVLVVEDNLMNQKLTSIILQNEGFEVTIARNGKKALEYLKEKPADLILMDIQMPVMDGYKTTQLIRDELHLATPIIAMTAHALSGEREKCLQAGMNDYLAKPFKESDLLDKIAYWALQLNGNGASHTADSPVPRIDLSFLKQQTRNNSAFIHEMINIFRKQNPRDLARLKTAIAKEDFKTIYKTTHSLRNTIGFFGLTPAIGGELLTMEKLAMAAEDPERIKQLFEKVSVVCKQAVADLKSF; encoded by the coding sequence ATGGCCAAATCAGTACCAGAATTAGCAGACCTTCAGCAACGCGTGGAAGCCCTCGAACGGGAAAATGCCCTGCTCAGGCGCGACCTTAGCCTGCTGCCTGCCGCACCTTCCGTAACCGTACCCAACGACATGCGCCCGCTGTTCGACGTGGCGCAGCAAACCGTACGGGAATATTTTAAAGATCTCCGGATGGACCCCTCCCATGGCACCATCGAGATCAATGAGCAACGGTATGTGCTGGTAAGGGCCTCCGCTTTTTCCAAAGGTTTCCTGGAAACCATTCAGCGGCTGTATGCCGATAAAGGGGAAAGCGAAGCTTTTGCTATTGGCCGCAATTTCCTGTTTGATTATGCGCATGTGATAGGCAGGGATGATGCCCGGGTATTTCACCATAAGATGAACTTAACAGATCCCATCGCCAAACTATCAGCCGGCCCTGTTCACTTTGCCTGGTCGGGGTGGGCTTTTGTAGATATATCACCCGAGAGCCATCCCTCTCCCGACGAAAACTTTTGCCTTATTTATGACCACCCTTATTCTTTCGAGGCTGATTCCTGGAAACGGGGAGGGATTCCATCGAAGGAACCCGTTTGCATCATGAATGCCGGCTATTCATCCGGCTGGTGCGGGGAAAGCTTCGGCCTCGATTTGACCGCTGTAGAAGTAAGCTGTACCGCCAAAGGCGATGCACGCTGCACCTTCATCATGGCGCCCCCGCATAAAATACAGGAACACCTGGAACGGTTCAATGCCACGCACCATCAGCAATATCAGTCGGGCAGCAAATACAATATTCCCACCTTCTTTGAGCGTAAAAAGGTAGAGGAAGAAATGGAAAGGTCGAGGATACTGGCAGAGGAATCGGCCAATGCCAAAGCCGATTTTGTGGCCAATATGAGCCATGAGTTACGTACCCCCCTGGGCGCTATCCTGGGCTTTACCGACCTGCTGCAGAAAACAGCGCTCGATGCTGTACAACAGGATTACCTCGAAGCCATCCATACTTCCGGCAAAAGCCTGCTGTCCATCATCAATGATATTCTCGACCTGTCGAAACTGGATGCCGGCAAGTTCCTTACAGAGACGATCCCTTTCAGCATACCGGAACTGATGCATTCCCTGCAGGTGATGTTTTCTACCAAAGCCACCGGGAAAGACCTGCGCCTGAGCTGCAGTGTAGACATGGCCATCAACTTTCCGGTACTGGGCGATCCGATGCGGCTGACGCAGATCCTCGTTAACCTCATGGGCAATGCTGTTAAATTCACCGAGTCGGGCGGCGTATATGTGAACTGTATTATACAACGCGAGACAGAAGAGGAAGTGGAATTATGCTTCAGTGTAAGGGATACCGGCATTGGCATTCCGGAAGACAAGATCGCCACCATTTTCGAAAGGTTTACCCAGGTAGATACCCATATCACCCGCAAGTATGGCGGTACGGGACTGGGACTGGCCATCACCAAACAACTGGTAGAATTGCTGGGCGGCACGATCTCCATCATCAGTAAGGAAGGAAAAGGAACCGAGTGCACCTTCATCATTCCTTACCGCAAAGCACAGGAACAACAACAATCCTCCACCAAAAAGGAAAACCAGCACCGGCAATTCTTTTCGCTTAAAAAGGTACTGGTGGTGGAAGACAACCTGATGAACCAGAAATTAACGTCCATCATTTTACAGAATGAGGGATTTGAGGTAACAATAGCCCGGAATGGCAAGAAAGCGTTGGAGTACTTAAAAGAAAAGCCGGCCGATCTCATCCTCATGGATATCCAGATGCCGGTGATGGATGGTTATAAGACCACCCAACTCATCAGGGATGAACTGCACCTTGCCACACCCATTATTGCCATGACAGCGCATGCTTTATCGGGCGAAAGGGAAAAATGCCTGCAGGCAGGCATGAATGATTACCTGGCCAAACCTTTTAAAGAGTCCGACCTATTGGATAAGATAGCTTACTGGGCCCTGCAACTGAACGGTAATGGCGCCTCACATACAGCGGACAGTCCGGTACCGCGTATTGACCTTTCTTTCCTGAAGCAGCAAACCAGGAATAACAGCGCTTTCATTCATGAGATGATCAATATTTTCAGGAAACAAAATCCCCGCGACCTTGCCCGCCTGAAGACGGCTATTGCCAAAGAAGATTTTAAAACGATCTATAAAACCACGCACTCCCTGCGCAACACAATTGGCTTTTTCGGACTGACGCCTGCCATTGGAGGTGAACTTTTGACTATGGAGAAGCTGGCCATGGCTGCAGAAGATCCGGAGCGGATAAAACAGCTATTTGAGAAAGTGAGCGTAGTATGCAAACAGGCAGTGGCTGACCTGAAGAGCTTTTAG
- a CDS encoding isocitrate lyase/PEP mutase family protein, producing MEAIYTALQVNKAVTFKALHERAGIFAFPNPWDAGSAKMLTALGFEALATTSAGLAFSLGKPDGEGALTRAETLANARAIVDATPLPVAADLENGYGDEPAACADTILLAAQAGLVGGSIEDSTGRPQDPIYPFELAVERVKAAVQAARSLPFPFTLTARAENLIYGRPDLADTVRRLEAYAEAGADVLFAPGLTTREEITTVVKAVAPKPVNIVVGLGITGFSLEELGRLGVKRVSLGSSLARTAYSAFLRAAEEIHGKGTFNFTQATTSYADINQLLRS from the coding sequence ATGGAAGCCATTTATACAGCGTTACAGGTTAACAAAGCCGTGACATTTAAAGCCCTGCATGAACGTGCTGGTATATTCGCGTTTCCCAACCCGTGGGATGCAGGATCGGCAAAAATGCTCACGGCGCTCGGATTTGAAGCCCTGGCCACCACCAGTGCGGGGCTGGCTTTTTCGCTGGGAAAACCCGATGGGGAAGGAGCGCTCACCCGGGCGGAAACATTGGCCAATGCCCGGGCTATTGTTGATGCTACGCCGCTGCCCGTAGCGGCCGACCTGGAAAATGGGTATGGCGATGAACCCGCGGCCTGTGCAGACACTATTCTGCTGGCCGCACAGGCCGGTTTAGTGGGTGGTTCTATCGAAGATTCCACCGGCCGGCCCCAGGACCCCATTTATCCTTTTGAGCTGGCTGTGGAGCGGGTAAAAGCGGCTGTACAGGCTGCGCGTAGCCTGCCCTTTCCGTTCACGCTCACCGCCAGGGCGGAAAACCTTATTTACGGGCGTCCGGATCTGGCAGATACCGTGCGTCGCCTGGAAGCCTATGCCGAAGCGGGGGCTGATGTGCTCTTTGCGCCTGGTTTAACAACCAGGGAGGAAATAACAACCGTGGTGAAGGCGGTAGCGCCTAAGCCTGTCAATATAGTAGTAGGACTTGGTATTACCGGTTTTTCCCTGGAAGAATTGGGCCGGCTCGGGGTGAAAAGGGTGAGCCTGGGGTCCTCGCTGGCCCGTACTGCCTACAGCGCCTTTCTGCGTGCTGCGGAAGAGATCCATGGAAAAGGAACCTTTAACTTTACACAGGCAACAACTTCTTATGCTGATATAAACCAGTTGCTGAGATCATGA
- a CDS encoding winged helix-turn-helix transcriptional regulator — MMGRKVNSTNYLNQAFLEEKCSLNELLYLLSKRWITEVLFAIEEGHNRFTAISQELGNISDHILADRLKLLEKEGFISKQHFDEAPPRVEYSLTARGAELSNLLDMLCTFSDAGK, encoded by the coding sequence ATGATGGGAAGAAAAGTAAACTCCACGAATTACCTTAACCAGGCATTCCTGGAAGAAAAGTGCTCACTCAATGAGCTATTGTACCTGCTCAGCAAGCGCTGGATCACGGAAGTACTCTTTGCCATTGAAGAAGGACATAACCGCTTCACGGCTATCAGTCAGGAACTGGGCAATATCAGTGATCATATCCTGGCCGACCGGCTGAAGCTGCTGGAGAAGGAAGGGTTTATCAGCAAACAACATTTCGATGAAGCGCCGCCGCGGGTGGAATATAGTTTAACGGCAAGAGGAGCGGAATTAAGCAATCTGCTGGATATGTTATGCACGTTTTCCGATGCTGGGAAATAG